The Podospora pseudocomata strain CBS 415.72m chromosome 1 map unlocalized CBS415.72m_1, whole genome shotgun sequence genome has a segment encoding these proteins:
- the EST2 gene encoding Telomerase reverse transcriptase (COG:B; COG:L; EggNog:ENOG503NVFF), with product MTAILASRPAKGKRSRDNSGELTRNGSADHPAKHQRTGHEPRDAVVKHALLSQYYSETQTLRQYALSKLPTSSRIRRKKIATVGLSGSSVQKSSTEEETILGELLDTTLVAWRHDAAARKNSYRWEKWIAFSQKGKGDESYVTLSDGLRRSMYSQSDSTNLHGRLSKIVDFVIWLLFSQQEAGVRLKHLLCDGFRRSVNENAHPKEAAAPSKPIPGLFAVERNQQVEALREKPWPQLLMLLGKEGERIMIDLLVDCAIFRAVKAGKGNMQQLCGIPISELSPLEAKPIDKENPVRPSEISFVRSRMLYARAALNARGAVHFGLRHIHVLNRFPYKAPTPTEEDTNHGNVVHILVYMFPRQFGLHNPFTSVVDRQKTTQKFQDYTLREEEIAEKFSKLDTHGKPIRHVPKRLRGQVQHLVERLQILHGRCAYAGMMKHYCPVPGLTESRKKASTSMERSLVPSSRPAGKASRGKKKTRQNAAPDWNLKYSSLTELATPTSSVSAFCQAILAKVIPNEFWGQGDAQEHNKACLLKKVHEFIHLRRFESMCLHEVMQGMKLQDIDWLAPPGLANQKCSQSDMQKRTEIFYEFLYYLFDSFLIPLIRSNFYVTDSSVDKYCLFFYRHDVWRYVAEPAMAALKTRMFEEVRLEDALRILGSRKLGLAHLRLVPKETNMRPLMNLSRRTLRPGGKAGLSYSINTNLGPVNSVLKLERTRNAERLGSSLFSVSDIYPRIKAFKTSLGQGNHKLYFAKVDVTAAYDTIPQDAMLKLLRQIPKQAFYKIKKHAEVSPLEMVLGKGSTAKATSRWPSVAQPNKDPLPFSQFIETTLALTKKDTIFVDRSNSQKTHNTRDLMSLSTSHIKDNLIRIGKKHYRQKSGIPQGSVISSALCNYFYADLERTHLSCLFSDDNTNDSLLLRLIDDFLLITTSLPKATQFITTMHSGVPAYGVTVNPSKSLVNFPVTINGTTLPTLQSKNNNRPAQFPYTGLFINTKTLEISKDNTALTGNPKSVFNSLTVEHTRRPGRNFSRKVLASFKLQSGIHLFDTSLNSRPKVLANAFAAFGVCARKMWAYGRCMGKKRQPGGGVVKDTIRSLIDVAFLLLTSKSRKERWPGYECMVTKGEVAWLVMVAFRQVLVRKQTGYREVVVWLQEETVNLSKGKKGVGVAGLIKIVRGVGI from the exons ATGACAGCTATTCTTGCGTCAAGACCGGCCAAAGGGAAGAGGAGTCGAGACAATAGCGGCGAACTAACTCGCAACGGCTCTGCTGATCACCCTGCAAAACACCAGAGGACCGGGCATGAACCACGCGATGCCGTTGTCAAGCATGCGCTGTTGAGTCAGTACTATTCTGAGACACAAACATTACGACAGTACGCACTGTCGAAACTGCCAACCTCTTCACGCATCCGGCGCAAGAAAATCGCAACAGTAGGGCTTTCTGGCTCTTCTGTCCAGAAGTCTTCAACTGAAGAGGAGACTATCTTGGGAGAGCTGCTGGACACAACACTTGTTGCCTGGCGCCACGATGCCGCCGCGAGAAAGAACAGCTACCGCTGGGAGAAGTGGATTGCCTTCTCGCAGAAGGGAAAAGGAGATGAATCCTATGTGACCTTGTCAGATGGACTGAGGAGGTCCATGTACTCGCAATCCGAT TCCACCAACTTACATGGCCGTCTGTCAAAGATTGTAGACTTTGTTATCTGGCTTCTTTTCTCCCAGCAGGAGGCTGGTGTCCGGTTGAAGCATTTGTTATGCGACGGCTTTCGGAGAAGTGTAAATGAGAATGCTCATCCGAAGGAGGCAGCCGCCCCAAGCAAGCCAATCCCCGGGCTCTTTGCAGTAGAACGCAATCAGCAAGTAGAAGCCCTCAGGGAAAAGCCATGGCCACAGCTTCTCATGCTCTTGGGCAAAGAAGGGGAGCGCATCATGATCGACCTGCTTGTCGACTGTGCCATTTTCCGGGCTGTAAAAGCAGGCAAAGGCAACATGCAACAGCTTTGTGGGATTCCCATTTCAGAACTGAGCCCTTTGGAGGCAAAGCCCATCGACAAAGAAAATCCCGTGCGCCCCTCCGAGATCTCGTTTGTCAGAAGCCGTATGCTCTATGCCAGAGCTGCTCTCAATGCTCGTGGCGCTGTTCACTTTGGCTTACGTCACATTC ATGTGTTGAACAGGTTTCCATATAAggcacccacccccaccgaaGAGGATACTAACCACGGGAATGTGGTGCATATCTTGGTGTACATGTTTCCCCGTCAATTTGGGCTGCATAATCCATTTACGTCGGTTGTGGACCGCCAGAAGACAACTCAGAAGTTCCAGGACTACACCCTTCGTGAAGAGGAGATAGCCGAGAAGTTTTCCAAGTTGGATACGCACGGAAAGCCTATCAGGCACGTTCCCAAGAGACTCAGAGGACAGGTCCAACATCTTGTTGAGCGACTTCAGATATTGCACGGCCGTTGCGCATATGCCGGGATGATGAAGCACTATTGCCCA GTACCTGGCTTGACAGAAAGCCGTAAGAAGGCTTCCACTTCCATGGAAAGGTCATTAGTTCCATCATCAAGGCCAGCTGGCAAAGCTTCTcggggcaagaagaagactcgGCAGAATGCAGCCCCGGATTGGAACTTGAAGTACAGCTCTCTCACGGAGTTGGCAACTCCAACATCGTCTGTCTCGGCCTTTTGCCAGGCTATACTAGCCAAGGTGATCCCCAATGAGTTCTGGGGCCAGGGCGACGCACAAGAGCACAACAAGGCCTGCCTTCTCAAAAAGGTCCACGAGTTCATTCATCTGCGGCGGTTTGAGAGCATGTGTCTGCATGAGGTCATGCAGGGAATGAAG CTCCAAGATATCGACTGGCTCGCACCTCCTGGACTAGCCAACCAAAAATGCTCGCAGTCAGACATGCAGAAACGAACCGAAATCTTTTACGAGTTTCTCTACTACCTGTTTGATTCATTCTTGATACCCTTGATTCGAAGCAATTTCTATGTCACTGATTCCAGTGTTGACAAGTATTGTCTGTTTTTCTATCGGCATGACGTCTGGCGGTATGTTGCCGAGCCTGCCATGGCCGCGCTCAAGACCAGGatgtttgaggaggtcagGTTGGAAGATGCTTTACGGATCTTGGGGTCTCGCAAACTTGGACTTGCCCACCTTCGTCTGGTTCCCAAGGAAACCAACATGAGACCTCTCATGAATTTGTCACGTCGGACTCTGCGGCCAGGGGGGAAAGCTGGGTTGAGCTACAGTATCAATACTAATTTGGGGCCGGTGAATTCGGTGCTCAAGCTTGAGAGG ACACGAAATGCCGAGCGTCTCGGatcttccctcttctcaGTGAGCGACATCTACCCCCGCATCAAGGCATTCAAAACCTCCCTTGGCCAAGGAAACCACAAGCTCTACTTTGCCAAAGTTGACGTCACGGCCGCCTACGATACCATCCCCCAAGACGCCATGCTCAAACTACTCCGCCAGATCCCCAAGCAAGCCTTTTACAAAATCAAGAAGCACGCCGAAGTCAGCCCCCTCGAAATGGTCCTTGGCAAAGGCAGCACTGCCAAAGCCACCAGCCGCTGGCCCTCGGTAGCCCAACCAAACAAAgaccctctccccttctcccaatTCATAGAGACCACTCTCGCCCTGACCAAAAAAGACACCATCTTCGTCGACCGCTCCAACTCCCAGAAAACCCACAACACCCGGGACCTGATGTCTCTATCCACGTCCCACATCAAAGACAACCTCATCCGCATAGGCAAGAAACACTACCGCCAAAAATCCGGCATCCCTCAAGGCTCGGTGATTTCCTCCGCCCTCTGCAACTACTTCTACGCCGACCTCGAGcgcacccacctctcctgtTTGTTCTCCGATGACAACACCAACGACagcctgctcctccggcTGATAGAcgacttcctcctcatcaccacctccctccccaaagcAACCCAGTTCATCACAACAATGCACTCTGGCGTCCCCGCCTACGGCGTAACCGTCAACCCTTCAAAGTCCCTCGTTAATTTCCCCGTCACCATCAACGGCACCACTCTCCCAACCTTACAatccaaaaacaacaacagaccAGCTCAATTCCCCTACACGGGCCTattcatcaacaccaaaacTCTCGAAATCTCCAAAGATAACACCGCTCTTACAGGTAACCCTAAAAGCG TTTTCAACTCTTTAACAGTAGAACACACCCGCCGCCCAGGCCGCAACTTTTCCCGCAAGGTCCTCGCCTCGTTCAAGCTCCAGTCGGGCATCCACCTTTTTGATACCAGCCTCAACTCGAGGCCCAAGGTGCTGGCCAACGCGTTTGCCGCCTTTGGGGTCTGCGCCAGGAAGATGTGGGCTTATGGGAGGTGTATGGGGAAGAAACGACAGcccggtggtggggttgttaAAG ATACTATCAGGTCATTGATTGATGTTGCGTTTCTGCTGCTGACGAGCAAAAGCAGAAAGGAGAGGTGGCCGGGGTATGAGTGTATGGTTacaaagggggaggtggcgtggttggtgatggtggcttTTAGACAGGTTCTTGTTAGGAAGCAGACGGGATACAGAGAGGTTGTGGTTTGGCTGCAGGAGGAGACGGTCAACTTGtcgaaggggaagaagggggttggtgttgcggGTTTAATCAAGATTGTTAGGGGAGTTGGGATCTGA
- a CDS encoding uncharacterized protein (COG:T; EggNog:ENOG503NYR2), with amino-acid sequence MAPAFWAAAQLATYTIKYFESLSILTWDRAQKKVVFLSSRIVRGVERRLMPANTSRAAAEGQHISLIPKRAAGRCPKGALASRAARVRCSEAFAPYFFALMEVDPGPGVDGGVSFAQGCPQSLVQTANPRARQHINLDEPRHLLSLSLPPPHPQSLTSVQLPSYGRWISMIIEFRTASRGRSVCMHAVHDVTLRTSTTGQTT; translated from the exons ATGGCCCCCGCTTTCTGGGCAGCAGCACAGCTAGCTACCTACACCATCAAATACTTTGAATCCCTTTCGATACTCACATGGGATAGAGCCCAGAAAAAGGTCGTATTTCTATCTTCTCGAATTGTTCGAGGAGTGGAGAGACGGTTGATGCCGGCCAACACAAGCCGCGCAGCCGCAGAAGGTCAGCACATCAGCCTGATCCCCAAACGGGCAGCTG GCCGCTGCCCGAAAGGCGCC CTGGCTAGCAGAGCGGCTAGGGTTCGGTGCAGTGAAGCGTTTGCCCCGTACTTTTTTGCTCTTATGGAGGTGGATCCCGGacctggtgttgatggaggtGTTTCGTTCGCCCAGGGCTGTCCCCAGTCGCTTGTGCAGACAGCCAATCCTCGCGCTCGCCAGcacatcaacctcgacgagCCCCGAcatcttctctctctctcgctgccgcctccccacccccagtcACTTACCAGTGTCCAGTTGCCCAGTTATGGACGATGGATCTCGATGATCATTGAATTCCGCACAGCCAGTCGCGGACGGAGCGTTTGCATGCACGCCGTCCACGACGTAACCTTACGGACCTCCACCACTGGCCAAACGACCTGA
- a CDS encoding uncharacterized protein (COG:T; EggNog:ENOG503NYR2) — MDDGSLGEEAPASRPGQLFDHHHHHHNPQHHQQLFEYQQQHHTQHHHSHDPYDPYEHHFHPGADLDRDLDPRPGGQIPPLASHAAASNLQAFAANSSLDDSLDPDDFYRSYQGAQQPRNESPQTVDLMAQASSSSRQTPSTRSNGNGTASRPSGLPTNRDALRPSQRAVSNPVDDRSSKAANSFPTSVKEMKKKFDQTATQPGAAARKPLPRSSSSTNGRATGTGSNSSTYGSSRGTSSVRGTSVTRGTQRPTDDQQSFASRISRPRTATSSHPQPSKQNNHASPRIPAVPKGPEPGLSRQPGLLFGEILPEHNDSTTVGFGIENARPRRTSESSIHHSRLQMRSLSDPDIEPPSPTDWYRGAAPSDQQASDHPSVNTSIPKNHNRAQSDFAGSKLGMRRQFPNESAVASPISPTSPISPTSRLPIMVKKISNQSDSPASTRSNSPSLKYAAASGRTSRQHVPSSRSRTPTTSATVSTPQIKTPTARKGPPSSITTTGSRLNAHVAVTPPKLSPSLRSSRPRQSVATATTAASRMRAVERERGSSPQRQPLRPTPKAEGSGTRRRKLSVGPIDFAQRRETIKLAYSKSIRDSQAKEARQAAADKRKRELEVVAKIKLEAEAATMAAVANANAAAAAAAIRPARSTDNLRFVEIGIEKEAPSSHLQPPVGDSPAPPVPATPAPPVPLEPLRLEIPGSFPNVGSSHLEPEEEPMSACSASTATTEFEIDDQPEPERPENTAAIDEALGMTMPGLTQVTFVPDSFQHETSSPPAEQAVVPVLHKKASYQSPFDEDEEVDDDSVSIKISLDTSTEPQMSPQLTPTRTDFQPEPTSTAAPSQDEDDEYVPRPYTFTSDNYETTVTILGPENDFRPLHHNPPRVAMPAADLPRQDERQKASNVTIEAPETSHLEDVVRFEEPRIVLDKLDRLEDFYVGPRLSDNVASLRDSTCTSSDSGTPFDTQPPLAEYEKTPNTLHSLTVPSLLAPGNRLSQNSAWTDFSFGSDDQNAGLQSTHSQQSLGYESQKSGLEEFRSHSPDKSPLDRSGAATPPMLAERQRSSYQLSAHEKGTDRVTEEEEECQTEERDEDVPQPQEEHVAARPQRQPPPPPSFEFVDDDRETSVYGQETRPTSFLHPQQESRPQSEVLSPDSGSQVTFETLDRSNISVNDSETLTESVVERPSLSAEAQEEQKRLRQRQLVIRELIDTEDAFVRDMSVVEEIYKGTAEACPNLDSKTIKLIFRNTDEIIAFHAAFVAEFKEGASTVYTSKARRSPILTPSAAPSIKDSDSATLNSVTSSAKPELDDEKDRLTSIGPVFSKSIEQLKAVHEVYLRSSDQSSKRLVQIQEDEGVMLWLNECNEVAKELTSAWNLDSLLVKPMQRITKYPDIITHLLKYTPPDHPDREPLVAARSAVIDAIDEINKSKKNYELVGQIVSNRKRKDSDVRGIARAFGKRVDKLQATSPKTAEDEDYKKLQQQFGDDYLRLQVVLRDVEYYTRNVSTYVHEFLQYLSSMELVMRLQPSRDYAHIESKWVQFNVSMRDIEKIALERHLSDVRKHVIEPFEQVIKCYGNPGLAMKKRAKRRLDYEKFAQLKANGKKVDKQLTELVEQYEALNETLKKELPKLSAMTARIGNICLGKFISIQTAWYKMWQDKVKAPLQDASHVPEVSEIVSGFQREFALQEERAMLLAILNPTLRPRFSHSTIDGGDSSSLLSRTKSRPSDLQPTRSRGLSINSEHAPTLPTPDFVRRNSGQFSLSPASSALPSPAHYYRDYYSGINGSHARVSSNSPITSDPNSRSAVGLPMRPGTGRSFDSNSLPRQSTESTVMTSAMAGGGPSRRGSNSTYNSSAYPGPSNSTGDTRRLSGLFHSALPPDDAEEFYPPQVMSRASSTQRSRDDSGYRVLWLAASLFEFHIETSKMEAGYPYLTYQAGEIFDVIAEKGELWLARNQDDPRGTVGWIWSKHFAKLADS, encoded by the exons ATGGACGATGGCAGtcttggagaggaggcgcCTGCTTCGCGCCCCGGCCAGCTCTTcgaccatcaccatcaccaccataacccccagcatcaccagcagcttTTCGAataccaacaacagcaccacacccagcaccaccactcccacgaCCCCTACGACCCTTATGAACACCACTTCCACCCCGGCGCCGATCTCGACCGAGACCTAGACCCCCGACCCGGCGGCCAAATACCCCCCCTCGCCTCGCATGCCGCAGCCTCGAACCTCCAGGCGTTTGCTGCCAATTCCTCTCTGGACGACTCGCTAGATCCCGACGACTTTTACCGTAGCTACCAAGGTGCGCAGCAGCCCAGGAATGAGTCCCCGCAAACCGTAGATCTCATGGCCCAGGCCTCGTCCAGCTCTCGACAGACGCCCTCTACGCGCTCCAACGGCAACGGAACGGCATCAAGGCCATCGGGGCTCCCCACGAACCGCGATGCTCTTCGACCGAGTCAGCGTGCCGTGTCGAACCCCGTCGACGACCGTTCgtccaaagcagccaacagttTTCCCACGAGTGTGAAAGAGATGAAAAAGAAGTTTGACCAGACCGCCACACAGCCCGGGGCAGCGGCTCGAAAGCCACTGCCCAGGtcatccagcagcaccaatgGAAGGGCCACTGGCACGGGGAGCAATTCGTCAACATATGGTTCCAGCAGAGGGACATCTAGTGTTCGGGGAACATCTGTCACTCGGGGAACACAACGACCGACCGATGATCAGCAGTCATTTGCAAGCAGGATCAGTCGACCTCGTACGGCAACGTCGTCACATCCACAGCCATCCAAGCAAAACAACCATGCCTCACCGAGGATTCCTGCAGTGCCCAAAGGACCGGAACCAGGCCTCTCCCGCCAGCCCGGCCTCTTGTTTGGCGAGATACTGCCTGAACACAACGACTCGACCACAGTCGGCTTTGGGATCGAAAATGCCCGGCCACGGAGGACGTCCGAGTCTAGTATTCATCATTCAAGGTTACAGATGCGCAGTTTATCAGATCCAGACATCGAGCCTCCGTCACCCACCGACTGGTACCGCGGCGCCGCGCCAAGCGACCAGCAGGCCTCCGATCATCCAAGCGTCAACACGAGTATCCCCAAAAACCATAACCGAGCTCAGAGCGACTTTGCTGGATCCAAGTTGGGAATGAGGCGTCAGTTTCCCAATGAATCCGCTGTGGCCTCACCGATATCACCGACCTCGCCGatctccccaacctcccgtCTCCCTAtcatggtgaagaagatcagTAACCAGAGTGACAGTCCCGCCTCAACTCGTTCGAACTCCCCTTCGCTCAAGTACGCAGCTGCCAGCGGGAGAACATCTCGGCAGCATGTACCATCCAGCCGGTCGAGGACGCCGACGACCAGTGCGACGGTTTCAACACCTCAgatcaaaacaccaacagctCGCAAGGGCCCACCCTCGAGCATAACCACGACAGGCAGCCGGCTGAATGCCCATGTTGCTGTCACTCCTCCGAAATTGTCACCCAGTCTTCGTAGCTCGCGGCCACGGCAATCTGTGGCGACggccaccacagcagcatcCAGAATGCGAGCCGTAGAACGGGAACGAGGTTCGTCACCCCAGAGACAACCTTTGAGGCCCACTCCAAAAGCAGAAGGATCTGGCACACGGAGGCGCAAACTCTCTGTCGGGCCCATTGACTTTGCACAGCGCCGTGAGACTATCAAACTTGCCTACAGCAAGTCCATCAGAGACAGCCAGGCCAAGGAAGCGAGacaggctgctgctgacaagaggaaaagggagctggaggtggtggccaaGATCAAATTGGAAGCAGAAGCGGCCACGATGGCTGCCGTCGCCAATGCCaatgccgccgctgccgctgccgccatAAGGCCGGCCCGATCGACTGACAACTTGAGGTTTGTGGAGATTGGTATCGAGAAAGAGGCACCATCGTCGCATTTGCAACCGCCGGTTGGAGACTCCCCAGCGCCACCAGTGCCTGCAACACCAGCTCCACCGGTCCCGTTGGAACCCCTGAGGTTGGAAATACCAGGCAGTTTCCCCAATGTTGGGTCATCTCATCTGGAACCAGAGGAAGAACCCATGTCTGCTTGCTCAGCTAGCACTGCAACGACCGAGTTCGAAATTGATGACCAGCCTGAGCCAGAAAGGCCAGAAAACACAGCTGCCATAGATGAAGCTTTGGGCATGACAATGCCTGGCCTCACGCAAGTCACCTTTGTGCCAGACAGCTTTCAACATGAAACCTCTAGCCCGCCGGCCGAGCAGGCCGTGGTTCCAGTATTACACAAGAAGGCGTCTTATCAATCTCCatttgatgaggatgaggaggtcgaTGACGACAGTGTATCCATAAAAATTTCGCTTGACACGTCCACGGAGCCCCAGATGTCTCCCCAGCTAACACCAACCCGCACTGACTTTCAGCCGGAGCCTACCTCCACTGCCGCACCGAGCCAggacgaagacgatgagTACGTGCCCCGACCGTACACATTTACCTCGGACAACTACGAAACAACGGTCACGATTCTCGGCCCAGAAAATGATTTCCGGCCGTTGCACCACAACCCGCCTCGTGTTGCCATGCCGGCAGCAGATCTGCCACGACAGGATGAACGACAGAAGGCCAGCAATGTGACGATTGAGGCACCGGAAACTTCGCAtttggaggatgtggtgcGGTTTGAGGAGCCCAGAATTGTGCTGGACAAGCTGGATCGGCTGGAAGACTTTTATGTCGGACCGCGTTTGAGTGATAATGTGGCATCGTTGCGTGATTCAACATGTACATCGTCAGATTCTGGAACTCCTTTTGACACGCAGCCACCACTGGCAGAGTACGAAAAGACACCAAACACATTGCACAGTTTGACTGTCCCCTCGCTGCTGGCACCTGGGAATCGTCTCAGTCAGAATTCTGCCTGGACCGACTTTTCCTTTGGAAGCGACGACCAGAATGCCGGCCTGCAAAGCACGCATTCTCAGCAGTCTCTTGGATACGAAAGCCAAAAATCTGGTTTGGAAGAGTTTCGATCTCACAGCCCGGACAAGTCACCGCTGGATAGGTCCGGTGCTGCTACTCCGCCCATGTTGGCCGAACGGCAGCGTAGCAGTTACCAACTCTCTGCCCATGAAAAGGGAACGGACCGTGTcactgaagaagaagaagagtgcCAAACAGAAGAGCGCGACGAGGATGTGCCGCAGCCGCAGGAAGAACATGTGGCTGCGCGTCCACAGCGGCagccaccgcctcctccgtcctTTGAGTTTGTGGACGATGATCGAGAGACGTCTGTGTACGGGCAAGAAACTAGGCCAACAAGCTTCCTGCATCCTCAGCAAGAGTCGCGGCCACAGTCCGAAGTTCTATCACCCGATTCTGGATCGCAAGTCACTTTTGAAACACTCGACCGGTCCAATATTTCGGTTAATGACAGCGAGACGCTCACCGAGTCTGTTGTTGAGAGGCCATCACTATCGGCTGAAgcgcaggaggagcaaaagagGCTGCGCCAGCGTCAATTGGTTATACGGGAACTGATTGATACCGAGGATGCGTTTGTCAGAGACATGAGCGTGGTTGAGGAAATCTACAAGGGGACTGCCGAAGCCTGTCCCAACCTGGACAGCAAGACGATCAAGTTGATCTTTAGGAACACGGATGAAATCATTGCTTTTCATGCCGCGTTCGTTGCCGAGTTCAAGGAGGGAGCATCTACGGTGTACACTTCCAAGGCCCGACGGTCACCTATTCTCACCCCTTCGGCTGCCCCATCGATCAAGGACTCCGATTCAGCTACCTTGAACTCTGTTACTTCTTCTGCAAAACCTGAGCTGGACGATGAGAAGGACCGCCTCACATCTATTGGGCCGGTGTTCTCAAAGAGCATCGAACAGCTAAAGGCTGTGCACGAGGTGTATTTGCGATCCAGTGACCAGTCGTCCAAACGCCTCGTCCAGATTCAGGAAGACGAGGGTGTCATGCTCTGGCTCAATGAGTGTAATGAGGTCGCCAAGGAGCTGACTTCTGCCTGGAATTTGGACTCGCTGTTGGTGAAGCCCATGCAGCGCATCACAAAATACCCAGACATTATCACACATCTGCTCAAATATACGCCGCCAGATCATCCGGACAGGGAACCATTGGTTGCTGCGCGGTCGGCCGTCATCGACGCCATTGACGAGATcaacaagtccaagaagaattATGAGCTGGTTGGACAAATCGTCAGCAATAGGAAGCGCAAGGATTCGGATGTCCGCGGCATTGCCAGGGCTTTTGGAAAACGGGTTGACAAACTCCAGGCGACCAGTCCGAAAACGGCAGAGGACGAGGATTACAAGAAGCTGCAGCAGCagtttggtgatgattaCCTCCGACTCCAGGTGGTTCTGAGAGATGTTGAGTATTACACGAGGAACGTGTCGACCTATGTGCACGAATTCCTTCAGTATCTCTCGTCCATGGAGCTGGTGATGCGACTGCAGCCGTCTAGAGACTATGCTCACATCGAAAGTAAATGGGTTCAGTTCAATGTCTCAATGAGAGACATTGAGAAGATTGCGTTGGAGCGACAT CTTTCTGATGTCCGCAAACACGTCATTGAACCCTTTGAGCAGGTCATCAAGTGCTACGGCAACCCTGGTCTGGCTATGAAAAAAAGAGCCAAACGCCGCCTGGACTATGAGAAGTTTgcccagctcaaggccaacgGGAAGAAGGTGGACAAGCAGTTGACAGAGCTCGTGGAGCAGTATGAGGCTCTGAATGAGACGCTGAAAAAGGAGCTGCCCAAGCTTTCAGCCATGACTGCCAGGATTGGCAATATCTGTCTTGGCAAGTTCATCAGCATCCAAACAGCCTGGTATAAGATGTGGCAGGACAAAGTCAAAGCACCTCTCCAAGATGCGAGCCATGTTCCTGAAGTGTCGGAGATTGTGTCGGGCTTCCAGCGAGAGTTTGCGCTGCAAGAAGAGAGGGCCATGTTGCTCGCCATCTTGAATCCTACGCTGAGACCTAGGTTTTCTCACTCGACAATCGACGGTGGCGATAGCTCTTCGCTGCTTTCGAGAACAAAGTCTCGGCCGAGCGACCTCCAGCCAACTCGTTCCAGGGGATTGTCCATCAACAGTGAACACGCCCCTACACTGCCAACTCCGGACTTTGTGAGACGCAACAGTGGCCAGTTCAGTCTCTCGCCAGCAAGCAGTGCGCTCCCCAGCCCGGCTCATTACTACCGAGACTATTACTCTGGTATCAATGGCAGCCATGCCCGGGTGAGCTCCAACTCACCGATCACTTCTGACCCCAACTCGAGGTCAGCTGTCGGCCTACCGATGCGTCCAGGCACGGGACGTAGCTTTGACTCGAACAGTCTTCCAAGGCAGAGCACAGAGTCGACTGTTATGACCTCGGCCAtggcaggaggagggccaAGCAGGCGGGGTTCAAACTCGACCTACAACAGCTCGGCTTACCCTGGACCGAGTAATAGTACGGGGGACACACGGCGGTTGTCGGGTTTGTTCCACTCCGCGCTGCCACCGGACGACGCAGAGGAGTTTTACCCCCCACAGGTGATGTCACGGGCATCTAGCACGCAGCGGAGCAGAGACGACAGCGGGTATAGAGTGCTCTGGCTGGCGGCTTCGCTGTTTGAGTTTCACATTGAGACGTCGAAGATGGAGGCAGGGTACCCTTATTTGACGTACCAGGCTGGCGAA ATCTTTGATGTCATTGCCGAAAAAGGTGAACTCTGGCTTGCGAGGAATCAAGACGACCCCCGGGGGACGGTGGGATGGATCTGGTCGAAGCATTTTGCCAAGTTGGCGGATTCTTGA